CTCGCAAACCTATCCGATGGTATGTATACTCGTATGCCGGATAAAATTGATTGCTCAGTAATAATATCTATAAGTTCGTAACATGCGTCTGAgttacaaaattataagatCAAGAGGTAAAACACGtgccattttccacttttaagCGTTATTTGGTCAACGATGAGTTTCAAACCGAGGGAAGtcccattttcatttaccTGGGTGGCGAATGGGAGATCGAGAACAGCATGGTCAGCGCCGGTCACTGGTATGATATGGCCGAAGAACACAAGGGTGTTCTCGTCTACACTGAACATCGTTACTATGGTCAAAGTGTACCCACATCGTGAGTAATCAGTTCGTTCCTGCTTACCTCTTAGTAATTAATACTTTTTTAGAACCATGTCAACAGACAATCTCAAGTACTTGGATGTTAAGCAGGCCTTGGCCGATGTGGCCGTTTTTATTGAGACCTTCAAGGCAGAGAACCCCCAGCTGTCCAATTCCAAGGTGATTCTGGCTGGTGGTTCCTACTCGGCCACCATGGTTGTTTGGTTCAAGCGTCTCTATCCAGAATTGATTGTCGGTGGCTGGGCCTCCAGTgccccccttttggccaaggTTGACTTCACCGAATACAAGGAGGTGGTGGGCCAGGCCTTTCTTCAGTTGGGCGGCCAGAAGTGCTACGATAGGATTGAGAACGGCATCGCTGAGCTGGAATCCATGTTCGCTAATAAACGCGGAGCTGAAGCTAAGGCCATGCTGCGCCTGTGCAACAGTTTCGATGATCAAAACGATCTGGACTTGTGGACCCTGTTCTCAAGTATCTCGAATATTTTCGCTGGAGTCGCCCAATACCAAAGGTAGCGTTGTGTGTTGCTAGAATATGgcttcaaaaatcaaaaatttaaaaaaatatttcagcgGCAACGATATTTCGTACAACTGTGACTATCTCCTGAGTTTCAATGATGATGCCACGGCCATTGCAAACTATGTGTACTGGGCGTGGGGGATGGGCACCTGCATTGATGCCAGGTACGAAGGCAGTGTTGAGTACTATCTCTGGGGAGTAGACAACTTCGGCGCTAGTAAGTGACAAATTCGATATTGCTCAATCAAAATTCTCTTAAATACTTTCCAAATCTACAGGTCGTCCTTGGTATTATCAGACCTGCAATGAGTATGGCTGGTACCAGAGCTCTGGCTCCAGGAATCAACCCTTTGGCACCAAGTTCCCTGCCACCCTTTACACCAATCTCTGCGGAGATGTCTTCAGTTCGCAATACGGAAATGAACAGATTAACATTAATGCAGCCAATACTAACGAATACTTCGGCGGCATGGAGCCCGACGTGGAGAATGTGTACATGACCCACGGTGCCCTTGATCCCTGGAACCCGATGGGTCATGGAGTGGAGCAGGGAGCCACGCTCATCGCCAACGCATCGCATTGCGCCGACTTTGGATCGATCAAGTCCACAGATTCCGAGGAGATGCGGGCCTCTAAGGAGAAGCTTGCTGGATTGGTTCGACAGTGGTTGGCCTAGATTTTCGGATTTAATATTCACTACAAGTAATGAAAAAGCCTTAAGAGTTTTATATTTCAGAAAAAAAGTCTTGAAACTGGCTATAAGTCttaaaaagttgtttatgACCAGAAGTTTTGAAAAAGTGGcgaaaactttttttaaatttttcaaaatttattttcgctcTAAATAAACCATGAGAAAATagtgtaaaatattgtatgaAAACCAAGTCATTATAATCGATTTTATTTCAGGCACTattagtaacgggtataaaaattaaaaatgtttcatggTGAGCGCGATAGTTTTGGGCGActtgtgggcgtgacaaaaaattgttttgcaaatCGGTAAAAATTTCAAGATTAACAAAAACTGAACAAATATCAAGGCATTTTTCAAAGGTGTAGACGTGGCAGTTTGGGGGGGTTTGTGAGCGTGGCCAAGAactttttggcatatcgatagaaatttgcaagacaaatacaaaactgaaaaaatatcaaaacaattgcCAAAAGAGCGGGTGTGGCAGTATTTGGCGGCCGCCAAATTGATAGCCGCTATTGATAAAGGCTTCCGTCTGACTgatacatacttttcaacgaatctagtatacccttttactacGAGTGGCGTGTATAAAAACCCTATTAAACTAAAGtcacaaatttatttttgtaatacGCCGAAGGTTATGCTATCAAAGCTACGtcaaaagggaaaaaatagaacacgaataaaattaaaaggcAAATATAACGTAACTTGCACTTACATAAAAATGAAAGAGAATGAAATTGATACCCTTTTCTTACATCATGGTAAGACCTTAGCTTATTGACCAAGGCACCTAACACAACAATGGCCAATAAATTGCCACATTTGCTTATATAGGATTAGGAAGATTGCAGGCACGTGTAAAAGTAAactatttaacaaaaaattaaatttttaaactattaaGAAAGTTAGTTACTATTAAGTAGttagaaatattatttcatatcGCGTAATTAACTATTAGTCGACTGACTGCTGCATAAccgattttatatttatatgactCATCTTATTAATTGGAGtctcattaaatttttaaaatcaaaagtaaCTCCCAAGAAAGAACTGTTCCAAGATATAAAGATTCGTATTCAGTAAAATTCAGCAAGGAAAATTGTCAAATAGTATCCATTAAATTATAAACCTAATTTACTACTTCcacctgtttttttttacatttttattgcacctttcctttttaaaattttttaaaaccattttatTGATATATAAAAAGGGTTTGAATTAGAGAATCTTCATATAATAATGTACTGAACTTTTAAGTTTCTTTGTCTTTGCGAAGACACAAGACATTCTAATGAACCTAGCTCATTTAACGTGATGCAAGACATGATACAAACAAAGAACCCTCAACTTTATCAGTGTTataaattttccgatttttgtttactttgcaATTCAGAGCTCAAAGGCCCTATCTAAGGTTAATGGGACTGTCAGTAGCGAATATTTCCTAATAAATAGTCGTCCATCGATGGAGGAAAATCATTCGCAAACTTGTGAACTATTCAGCAATATGAAGTATACACTAGTAGTACTCGCCCTACTTGCACCTCTGACTGCAGCAGCTAGTCTAGGTGAACAGAAACCGGAGGCCACTGCCTTCGTCAAATCCTTGAGAGAACTGCATCGAggtccaccagttgaaccaaTGAAGACCAGGGCCAAGGTGGAGGAGCGCTGGATTACCCAGAAACTGGACAACTTTGATGATAGCAACAACGCCACCTGGCAGGATGTAAGGATAAGCTTGAAATGAAGTATAGTCAGCTTTACTAAAGTTCTTTTACTTCGCAGCGAATCTATATTAATAACAAGTACTTTGTGGATGGCTCTCCCATCTTCATCTACTTGGGAGGCGAGTGGGCTATCGATCCCAGTGGGATTACCTCTGGACTCTGGAAAGACATTGCTAAGCAACACAACGGCTCCCTCCTCTACACTGAACATCGCTTCTTTGGCGAGAGTATCCCTATAACGTGAGTAATGACATTATTACAAAGTTCCTTTGAACTAAAGTAATACAACTGGTCACCATTAGTCCTCTGTCCACCGAGAACCTGGCAAAGTACCAGAGCGTGGAGCAGGCTCTGGCTGATGTAATTAACGTGATTGCCACGCTGAAGCAGGAAGACAAGTACAAGGACTCTAAGGTTGTGGTTTCTGGATGCTCCTACTCGGCCACCATGGCCACTTGGATCAGGAAGATGTATCCCGAAATTATCAGGGGCAGCTGGGCCTCATCTGCTCCGATCCTGGCTAAGGTGaacttcaaggactacatgaAGGTGGTCGGCGAATCGTACGCTACCCTTGGAGGACAATATTGCTATGATCTGATCGATAACGCCACCTCTTACTATGAGAATCTTTTCGAGATTGGCAACGGCACTCAGGCTGCGAAGGAATTGAACCTGTGCTCCAACTTTGATGTAAACAGTGATCAGGACCGTTGGCAGATCTTCAGCACTATAGCGAACATTTTTGCTGGCATTGCTCAGTACCAAAAGTAGGTGATACGAAACAAACTAATGGATGtattaataattcattatttaCCCATAGACCGGAGAAATATGATATTCCCACCTACTGCTCCATTCTGCGAGAGTTCAGTGATGACGATTCTGTTGCTTTGTCCAAATTCATTAATTGGAAAATCAATGAGCATTCAGGAGCTTGCCTTAGCACGACCTTCAAGGGATCTGTTGGCTACTACGAATGGTCTAAGGATAACTACCAAGATAGTACggggtttttattttaagcatAATATAACTTTGTTATAACTAAGTTTTTAACTCTTTTAGGTGACTTGCCCTGGGTTTTCCAGACCTGCAGCGAGTTCGGATGGTTTCAGTCTTCCGGCAGCAGAAGCCAACCTTTTGGATCTACTTTTCCGGCCTCTCTCTATGAGGACACCTGTGAGGGCGTCTTTGGATCGAAATACGACTCGGATGGCATCCACGCTAATGTCCGCGCAACCAACGACGACTTTGGTGGCCTGAACGTAAACGCCACCAATATCTACTTTGTGCAGGGAGCTCTTGACGGTTGGAGCAAGGTGGGTGCTGGAGTTGCCCAGGGAGCCACCATTATTCCCTACGCCTCCCATTGCCCCGATACTGGATCGATCAGTGCCACCGATAGTGCGGAACTGGTGGCCTCTAAGAAGAAGTTAATCAAGCTAGTGGGCCAATGGCTGGAGGACTAATATCTCAAAAGatgattttaattagtttagAAGAttttatcagttttttgttttgttttaaaactATAATTATTTAACCACCAGTGATTGGAGCTAATAAACCGaatattaaacatataaattgtataatttttctaaCATTAAGACCAAATCGCCTTCAAAGAGACCGTTCATAAActtatcaattttttttaattacataaacTTATCAGTACTCATTTATAACAAaacttatatttatacccgttactcgtagagtatgAGGgtttactagattcgttgaaaagtatgtaacaggcagaaggaagcgtttccgaccatataaagtatattcttaatcaggatcaatagccgagtcaaactggccatgtccgtctgtctgtccgtcggtatgaacgctgagatctcaggaactacaaaagctagaaagttgagactaagcatacagactccagagatgcccactctaacgctcacaaaccgcccaaagctgccacgcctacgcttttgaaaaatgttttaatatgttttcatgtttgtattagtcttgtaaatttttatcgatttttcaaaaaactttttgccacgcccactctaacgcctacaaaccgccaaaaactgtcagtgttgaagactctccttcgcacttccactagcttagtaacgggtcggggaactcgactatagcgttctctcttgttttaaccTTATAACTAGCCTCTATTGTTCAAATGAGAGTCTTATCTAAAGCGGCCACTTGTCCTCTGCACaattaagaaataaattaagtgGGCTATTCTCTGACAAAGCAAGTAGTTTTCAGAGTGTCCATAGAATATGAAGATCTCTCAACTTGAAATCGCTTAGTAAGGACAGTCGCAAAACACGTAGACACAAAGCTTTCTGTTTCTAAAACAGGTAAGCCAATTAATTATACTTTCAGCAGCGGCAGATTTCCAAATATGATGCAATAAAGACTGTAAATTTATGTAGCTCACAAATCCATCAAAATCTTCGAAGAGGTGTGACCACACCGACAGTCTAGCACGGACATAGCCTGGCCCGAAAAAGTAAGGAAAGATGGTCTGCGGAGGAAGAGCGGACTCCTACACCCAATGAATTGCACTAAATTCAGAAACGTGCTGGGCATATCAAGATCTATGGACAGCCGGCTACTTTGCATTGCCTTAGAAAATGTCATAAATCTTGCTGTTCGAAGCCGAATCGAGTCACGCATTATAATGACCTGGGCAGATCCATTTAAAAAGTCCCAAGTGAACTTGTTTTCAACAATACACTTTGCTTATAAATAgcataaaatacaataaaatcgTAGGTCTCATCtcatttaaaatgtaagtGGTACAGTTTTTACTTCCtctttaaaattctttaaatcATTTCGGGCTTGGTCGAATATTGGAGAAGGAGGGCAAACAAAAGGCCGAAGGAATAccaaaattttaagtttttggtCAAATTATTCCGGTATGCGCCAAATACATGAACGGGAAATACCTTTGTTCTTGTTGAAAGGCCCCAAAGGGAAGGGGACGAGCAAGGGGAAAAACTCTTTCCAATGGTGTTTGAGAAACTATATcgaacaagagagaacgctatagtcgagttccccgactatctgatacccgttactcagctagtggaagggagaaggagagtcttaaacacagtttttgggtTGTAGCGTTATAGtggcgtggcagaaagtttttggcaaatcgatagaaatttacaagactaatgcaaaaaaaaaaattcaaaacattttcaaaagtgggcgtagcagctttcGCGGTtgtggcgttagagtggcgtggcaaaattttttcaaatcgatagaaattacaagacaatacaaaaatgaaaaattcaaaacattttcaaaagtgtggcgtggcagttttggggtttgtggcgttagagtggcgtgcagcatgattcgacaacttgcgctgcgtctatgtcctggagtctgtatacttaatctcaactgtctagcttttgtagttctgagatctcgacgttcatacggacagacggacagacagacgacggacagacggacatggcaGATCGACTcgctactgatcctgatcagaatatatctttatatggtcggaaacgcttccttctgcctgttacatacttttcaacgaatctagtatacccttttactctacgagtaacgggtataaaaataaatgaaaattctTGCCATAGTTTAAGGGTTTGTGGAAATTGATTGATGTTTGAGTTATGTGATTTTTTAGCCTTGCAGGAAGTTGTAAAATTCCTCTTTTTACCTTGTTGATGTGCtcataaacacattttttttttttaactttcaACGAAATTGTTTATTCGTCTAGCGTACTATTACCCTTATTGAACAACTTAATCTAATctgaaataatataaacacataaaattgtaaataagtTTAAGCCTGTGGCCACTAAATATccttatataaaataataagtcCAGATATATCGCTGAAAGTGCGACATTGGCATGACGGATAATTCTGAGTCATCGCGATGAAACTTCCCATCCCACGATTATTTATAAAAGGTCTCGGAAGCCGGCTTCAAAGATCCGCTGATGGCGAACAATCAGCCAGCTAAAATACCAACATCGAATTAGTCAACACAAAACATAAACCTGAGCAAGTGAGACAGGGAGACCGATCCGGGAAAAGAACTGAGCCTGAGAAACTGGCTAAAAAGTGGCAGGAGCTGAAACCAAATTACTCTTGGCCAGGGTGCGCAAATAACAAATCAAAACCGGTGACAAAATGATTTAGGAACCAGGCGAAAATGTTCACACGAATCACACGAACTCTGGGCCAGAACCACTAAAATCGAACAAGAAATGCTTGGGGAGAAACATGGTAAGATTCTGTTCGATATTGTATCCTTTTCGGTTGAGAATTCTTCTACGTGGTCGCTGGACGCGAATTGGTGGATCTCATTGTTGCGCGGCGATAAAGATCACACGAGTAAATCATGGTCTGCCGCCACTCACTCCCAGCtcatccccatctccatcccaATCCGCAACACAACCCGTCACCACCCCTTGCTCAAGATTCAACCTCGATTGCCGCAGTGCATGAACAAGTAGTTTAGCAAATGAATACAAGAGCCACACAGGGTTTTTCCGCCTTCGAGATCGGGACAATTGCAAAGGAATTTCTCTCTATACTGACGTGTAAAATATTATCCTAAAGCTCTCTATAAATCATCAAGTGAAAGGGGAACAATTACTGCACTGTAGAGAACTAAGAATAAGGAACTGCATAAGGAAAAATGTATAACAAAGATTTTAGAAGTCATagtatctatgtatatataaaattaattagtCTTTCCATTgtacactggtaggcacaattattttgacaaaatgttctttcgtgtttctcagtactctttgatcttgagcttgaactaaaattcttgctactttttttatatgctattattaatatgctatttatgaacttttgcgcactctttgaacgctgctgataaaagagtactgaggaacaagaaagaacgttttgtcaaaataattgtgcctaccagtgtatgtattgtattgtatatattGGTCGTTTGAGTACGTACTCAAAGCCCGCCTCCTAAGTCTTACGAAAACTGTGATAATAGAGTTATCAAAATACACTTTCAAAGGAAAAAGAGAATATACTTTACAAATAActacataaatcaaaaaatgaTTTCATAACGAATTGTAGAGAGGTCGTGAGTTTGTTATTATGGAATAACTGTAGGAAACAcattatataatttaagttCACTTTGATAATTTGATATAACTTAGGATTTTCGTCTACTGGACTGA
This genomic stretch from Drosophila yakuba strain Tai18E2 chromosome 3R, Prin_Dyak_Tai18E2_2.1, whole genome shotgun sequence harbors:
- the LOC6535684 gene encoding putative serine protease K12H4.7; its protein translation is MTALRLVCLIVVVTIGLVHSLDIPKIKDVPLLVKTLKNLNRGPPLQVMTKRVNVQEKWITQKLDNFDASNSQTYPMRYLVNDEFQTEGSPIFIYLGGEWEIENSMVSAGHWYDMAEEHKGVLVYTEHRYYGQSVPTSTMSTDNLKYLDVKQALADVAVFIETFKAENPQLSNSKVILAGGSYSATMVVWFKRLYPELIVGGWASSAPLLAKVDFTEYKEVVGQAFLQLGGQKCYDRIENGIAELESMFANKRGAEAKAMLRLCNSFDDQNDLDLWTLFSSISNIFAGVAQYQSGNDISYNCDYLLSFNDDATAIANYVYWAWGMGTCIDARYEGSVEYYLWGVDNFGASRPWYYQTCNEYGWYQSSGSRNQPFGTKFPATLYTNLCGDVFSSQYGNEQININAANTNEYFGGMEPDVENVYMTHGALDPWNPMGHGVEQGATLIANASHCADFGSIKSTDSEEMRASKEKLAGLVRQWLA
- the LOC6535687 gene encoding putative serine protease K12H4.7 encodes the protein MKYTLVVLALLAPLTAAASLGEQKPEATAFVKSLRELHRGPPVEPMKTRAKVEERWITQKLDNFDDSNNATWQDRIYINNKYFVDGSPIFIYLGGEWAIDPSGITSGLWKDIAKQHNGSLLYTEHRFFGESIPITPLSTENLAKYQSVEQALADVINVIATLKQEDKYKDSKVVVSGCSYSATMATWIRKMYPEIIRGSWASSAPILAKVNFKDYMKVVGESYATLGGQYCYDLIDNATSYYENLFEIGNGTQAAKELNLCSNFDVNSDQDRWQIFSTIANIFAGIAQYQKPEKYDIPTYCSILREFSDDDSVALSKFINWKINEHSGACLSTTFKGSVGYYEWSKDNYQDSDLPWVFQTCSEFGWFQSSGSRSQPFGSTFPASLYEDTCEGVFGSKYDSDGIHANVRATNDDFGGLNVNATNIYFVQGALDGWSKVGAGVAQGATIIPYASHCPDTGSISATDSAELVASKKKLIKLVGQWLED